The following proteins come from a genomic window of Bradyrhizobium paxllaeri:
- a CDS encoding SDR family oxidoreductase codes for MRLANKTALITGGNSGIGLATAKLFVAEGARVVITGRNQATLDAAARELGPNALALAADATDIAATEAAIGKGAEKFGKYDILFANAGIAGGTPLGGATVEIFEKVISTNLTGVFFTVQSALPHLNDNASIILNGSVISVLGIPGYSAYGAAKAGVRAMARIMASELSPRGIRVNVVAPGAIRTPIWGPAIATPEAEKAFEKRIALSTPLGRIGETDHIAKTVLFLASDDAVHVQGQELFVDGGATASPSGAPIYRG; via the coding sequence ATGAGGCTTGCGAACAAGACGGCGTTGATCACAGGGGGCAACAGCGGCATCGGGCTTGCGACCGCAAAACTGTTCGTGGCCGAAGGCGCCAGGGTCGTCATCACAGGACGAAATCAGGCGACGCTCGATGCCGCCGCCAGGGAGTTGGGCCCGAACGCGCTCGCGCTCGCGGCCGACGCGACCGACATCGCCGCCACGGAAGCTGCGATCGGGAAGGGGGCCGAAAAGTTCGGCAAGTACGACATCCTGTTCGCCAATGCCGGCATCGCCGGCGGCACGCCGCTGGGCGGCGCGACTGTCGAGATCTTCGAGAAGGTCATCAGCACCAACCTCACCGGCGTGTTCTTCACCGTGCAGTCCGCGCTGCCGCATCTCAACGACAACGCCTCGATCATCCTCAACGGCTCGGTGATCTCCGTGCTCGGCATTCCCGGTTACTCGGCCTATGGCGCAGCCAAGGCCGGCGTGCGGGCGATGGCGCGGATCATGGCGTCGGAACTGTCGCCGCGCGGCATCCGCGTCAACGTGGTGGCCCCGGGCGCGATCCGCACCCCGATCTGGGGCCCGGCGATCGCAACCCCGGAAGCCGAAAAGGCCTTTGAAAAGCGGATCGCGCTGTCGACGCCGCTCGGCCGCATCGGCGAAACCGACCACATCGCGAAGACGGTGCTGTTCCTCGCGTCGGACGATGCCGTGCATGTGCAGGGGCAGGAATTGTTCGTCGACGGCGGCGCTACGGCCTCGCCGAGCGGAGCCCCGATCTATCGGGGGTAG